Part of the Thermodesulforhabdaceae bacterium genome is shown below.
TCTCCTTCGCTAACTCATCTGGGGTTTTCCCAACCGCCATAATTTCACCCTTAAGGGGCAAGGTTATTCTACCATCTGGTCTTACGACGTGAACTCGATTCATATCTGGATGGAAAGCTATTTCGACTTCTATTTTATCATCCACCCTGAGCCTGTAGTCTTCAACTTCCCGTTCTGCTGTTGCATGGTATATAATTTCGAGCACGTCACCTGGCGCCAGAGTGTATAAATTTATACCTTCACGTACTTCTCTGGCTATTTCCGATTTGACGATTTCTATGTTCTCCTGAAAATTCTCCTGAATTGCCGCTGTCTTTGGAGACTCACCATTATGTATAGCTCCAGCACAGCCAGTTATGGATATCATCAAAAGAAACACCAACCACTTCATAATTACTCCTATGTTTTGACGGTTTAACAGTAATTTACTTTTCAATACTTTAACTGCATCCTGCCTAGTTCCCAATTCTTTTTTCAAACCCTATTGGAAGGTGGTCGTGAGGAAGAGAAAGGAGAGCTTCTTTAGCATAATTTAGATCCCCAAACGGTCCCACGTAAACACGATAGGTAATTCTATCACTGGAGTCAACAGCTACTATGGAAGCTTGATAATTAAAGGAGCTAATTTCCTTTAGCTTTTTTGTGGCTTTATCTGCCTGAGAAGTAGAATAGTAGTGAACAAAATATCTTCCATCTCCACTTTTGAAAATCAAGCTCTCAGGCGTCAGTTTGGGAAAAACGATTTTTTGACCAGCATAAATAAAATTAATGTTTTTAATAGATGGGTTGTACCTTTGAACAATGTCCAGTAATGTTTCATTACTCTTTCCGTAAACTTCAACAATTATTTTTAGTAACGCTTCTTGAGGTTTAACTCCTCTAGTAACATCAATTTCCTTCGTTACAGCTTCAAGATCAGACGGCAAAATATAATGACTATCCTGTTCGTCTTTGGTTCTTTGTTCCAAAATATAATTTCTCTCGTCCGTATCTTCTACATCTTGTCCAATATTTTTGAAAAATCCAAACATTGCATCATCAATTTTAGTTACAGAAGGCACTAAAATCTCTGAATTTACTTCATATCCGGAAGAATTTTTATAAATAGAAACATCTCTACCAGTCCACAAGAAATTAAGTTCTCCCATTTTTACCCCAACAAACAGGATAACACCTATAACGACGCTCCCTGTAATAATGATAGCCTTTCTGGAAGCATAATAACCCGAAGGTTTGGAAGGCAGGGATTCCTTAATAGCTTGCTTTACAATTGATGGTTTTATAACTCTAACTCCGGCAACATAACCTCCCAAAAGTGCGTTATCGCATATGGTGTTAATCAATCGAGGAATTCCACCACTTTTGCGAAAAATAAAACGCATAGCTTCTTTCGTGAAGGGATTACTAAAAGCTCCGGCAACAAGCATACGATGCTGTATATAATTCATAGTTTCCGCAAAACTCAGAGGACGTAAAACTCGCTGGATTAGTATTCTTTGTCTTAATTGACGAAGTTCCGGAGCCTCAATCTTTTTGAGAAGCTCAATTTGCCCCACAAGTACAATATTGATAAGTTTCTTTTCGGAAGTCTGCAAATTTGACAAAAGTCTTATAAATTCGAGGGATTTTAAACTAAGATGTTGTGCTTCATCAAAGAGTAACACCACCTTTTTGCCTTCTTCCGCAATAGTTGAAAGACGCTCAGTAACGGCCTCCACAAGATGCTGTGGAGATGGAAATTTTTGATCTGCTATCTCTAGCTTATCCGCTAAGTATTTCAGAAGTTGAGACATTGATACAAAAGGATAGTCAACATATATTGCAATAATCGAAGATGGAACAGTTTTAAGATAGGTTTGGATAAGGGTGGTTTTACCAGTTCCCACCTCACCAGAAATAACTATAAGCCCCTTGTCTTCTTCAACTCCATAACGTATTGCAGCGAGAGCTTCTTTATGGTCGTATGAATAGTAAAAAAATGATGGATCAGGAATATTTTCAAAAGGCTTTCGATTTAATCCATAAAAATCCAGATACATTTACATAGCTCCACTTCCCTTTAGCACGACTCCAAAGGTTTTCCAAAGAATTAGTAGGTCAAGCCATAATGACCAGTTGTCAATATAGAAAAGATCTAAAGCCATCCAATCATCAAATTTCATATTGCTTCTTCCGCTCACCTGCCAGAGTCCCGTAATGCCCGGTATAACTGTAAAACGTCGCCAATGTCTATCATCGTAAAACCTTTCGTAATCTCTTAAAGGAAGTGGTCTAGGTCCTACAAGACTCATCTCACCTTTTATTACATTAAACAATTGAGGAAGCTCATCAATGCTGGTTTTACGAAGGAAGCGACCAACTGGGGTAATTCTAGGATCATTGACCATTTTAAATGCAGCGCCCTTAGTTTCATTACTACTCTCTAACTCAGCCAAACGAGCCTCTGCATCTTCATACATTGTTCTGAATTTATATAAAGTGAATATTCTCTTTCCTTTGCCTACCCTTTTTTGCTTGAAAATAACAGGACCGGGCGAACTATACTTTACAGCTATAGTGGCACATAACATAACTGGTGAAAGAACTATAACCAACAACCATGCTACAATTACATCGAACATTCGTTTTAACATCACATAAAATGGGTCTTCAAGATCAGAAGATCCAGTTTTTATCCATACACTTCCATCTTTATCGCCTTCCAACATCGTTTTAATATCTAATTTATAAGTCAGACTTTCAACATCCATAACAGGACTCACCTTAACTGGAATGCCATGAATCATACATTCTTTTACGACTTCGGTTATCAGGTCATAATATG
Proteins encoded:
- a CDS encoding AAA family ATPase; its protein translation is MYLDFYGLNRKPFENIPDPSFFYYSYDHKEALAAIRYGVEEDKGLIVISGEVGTGKTTLIQTYLKTVPSSIIAIYVDYPFVSMSQLLKYLADKLEIADQKFPSPQHLVEAVTERLSTIAEEGKKVVLLFDEAQHLSLKSLEFIRLLSNLQTSEKKLINIVLVGQIELLKKIEAPELRQLRQRILIQRVLRPLSFAETMNYIQHRMLVAGAFSNPFTKEAMRFIFRKSGGIPRLINTICDNALLGGYVAGVRVIKPSIVKQAIKESLPSKPSGYYASRKAIIITGSVVIGVILFVGVKMGELNFLWTGRDVSIYKNSSGYEVNSEILVPSVTKIDDAMFGFFKNIGQDVEDTDERNYILEQRTKDEQDSHYILPSDLEAVTKEIDVTRGVKPQEALLKIIVEVYGKSNETLLDIVQRYNPSIKNINFIYAGQKIVFPKLTPESLIFKSGDGRYFVHYYSTSQADKATKKLKEISSFNYQASIVAVDSSDRITYRVYVGPFGDLNYAKEALLSLPHDHLPIGFEKRIGN
- a CDS encoding sugar transferase; this encodes MESRKRIFFVFFKWLNIVSFAVLFICILHLENSNNVENFGFGSRLLDVLIFLVAIVWWEVSEKFAKKERIIFEQKPISLLVPNFVSGMVLAFLSFVFLVLMGVEFYRSIYISLISGVILFGLLTAYDYTLGWILNRFVTSCPMVKRILVVGTGARAISFIDKIRKNQSGCYTVPVVLDVEKRESFWEKNFSDITFIAESKLLDILRHQVVDEVYVFLPVRSYYDLITEVVKECMIHGIPVKVSPVMDVESLTYKLDIKTMLEGDKDGSVWIKTGSSDLEDPFYVMLKRMFDVIVAWLLVIVLSPVMLCATIAVKYSSPGPVIFKQKRVGKGKRIFTLYKFRTMYEDAEARLAELESSNETKGAAFKMVNDPRITPVGRFLRKTSIDELPQLFNVIKGEMSLVGPRPLPLRDYERFYDDRHWRRFTVIPGITGLWQVSGRSNMKFDDWMALDLFYIDNWSLWLDLLILWKTFGVVLKGSGAM